The following are from one region of the Oreochromis aureus strain Israel breed Guangdong linkage group 1, ZZ_aureus, whole genome shotgun sequence genome:
- the LOC116325584 gene encoding AKT-interacting protein isoform X2: MNLNPFWSMSANTSRKRSDNEEQSGHGEQRASPARMPFGRKQLPPIPKNAAPITKPSPLGTPIQSANGTHASYGPFYLEYSLLAEFTLVIKQKLPGIYVQPSHKSALMWFGVIFIRHGLYQDGVFKFTVYIPDNYPDGECPKLVFDIPVFHPLVDPVSGELDVRRAFTKWRRNHNHIWQVLMYARTVFYKINTTDPLNPEAAVLYEKDVQLFKSKVVDSVKLCNSHLFDQPKIDDPYAISFSPWNPAVHEEAKERMFTYKRRPEDHHKVSQASGLSWVKPGSTQPFSKEDNPPQS, encoded by the exons ATGAACTTAAACCCCTTCTGGAGCATGTCTGCCAATACAAGTCGTAAG AGATCTGACAACGAGGAACAAAGCGGGCATGGGGAGCAGAGGGCCAGTCCAGCCCGGATGCCCTTTGGCAGAAAGCAGCTTCCACCGATTCCTAAGAATGCAGCCCCTATTACCAAGCCTTCACCACTGGGTACTCCAATCCAGTCTGCCAATGGCACGCACGCCTCTTACGGCCCTTTTTACTTGGAGTACTCTCTGCTGGCTGAGTT CACATTAGTGATAAAGCAGAAGCTCCCTGGAATTTATGTCCAGCCATCCCACAAGTCTGCACTAA TGTGGTTTGGTGTCATATTCATCAGACATGGCTTGTACCAGGATGGTGTCTTCAAGTTCACTGTGTATATTCCAGACAATTATCCAGATGGGGAGTGTCCC aaattaGTATTTGACATACCAGTCTTCCATCCACTTGTTGACCCTGTGTCTGGAGAGCTTGATGTCAGAAGAGCTTTTACCAAATGGAG acggAATCACAACCACATCTGGCAAGTCCTGATGTATGCACGTACAGTTTTTTACAAGATTAACACCACAGATCCACTCAACCCAGAGGCTGCTGTACT ctatGAGAAAGATGTGCAGTTGTTCAAAAGCAAAGTGGTAGATAGTGTGAAACTATGCAACAGTCATCTTTTTGATCAGCCGAAGATCGATGATCCCTACGCAATAAG TTTTTCCCCATGGAACCCAGCTGTACATGAAGAAGCAAAAGAGAGGATGTTCACATACAAG AGACGACCTGAGGATCACCACAAGGTATCTCAGGCATCGGGGTTGTCTTGGGTAAAGCCTGGCTCGACACAGCCCTTCAGCAAAGAAGACAATCCTCCCCAGAGCTGA
- the LOC116325584 gene encoding AKT-interacting protein isoform X1, with amino-acid sequence MNLNPFWSMSANTSRKQRSDNEEQSGHGEQRASPARMPFGRKQLPPIPKNAAPITKPSPLGTPIQSANGTHASYGPFYLEYSLLAEFTLVIKQKLPGIYVQPSHKSALMWFGVIFIRHGLYQDGVFKFTVYIPDNYPDGECPKLVFDIPVFHPLVDPVSGELDVRRAFTKWRRNHNHIWQVLMYARTVFYKINTTDPLNPEAAVLYEKDVQLFKSKVVDSVKLCNSHLFDQPKIDDPYAISFSPWNPAVHEEAKERMFTYKRRPEDHHKVSQASGLSWVKPGSTQPFSKEDNPPQS; translated from the exons ATGAACTTAAACCCCTTCTGGAGCATGTCTGCCAATACAAGTCGTAAG CAGAGATCTGACAACGAGGAACAAAGCGGGCATGGGGAGCAGAGGGCCAGTCCAGCCCGGATGCCCTTTGGCAGAAAGCAGCTTCCACCGATTCCTAAGAATGCAGCCCCTATTACCAAGCCTTCACCACTGGGTACTCCAATCCAGTCTGCCAATGGCACGCACGCCTCTTACGGCCCTTTTTACTTGGAGTACTCTCTGCTGGCTGAGTT CACATTAGTGATAAAGCAGAAGCTCCCTGGAATTTATGTCCAGCCATCCCACAAGTCTGCACTAA TGTGGTTTGGTGTCATATTCATCAGACATGGCTTGTACCAGGATGGTGTCTTCAAGTTCACTGTGTATATTCCAGACAATTATCCAGATGGGGAGTGTCCC aaattaGTATTTGACATACCAGTCTTCCATCCACTTGTTGACCCTGTGTCTGGAGAGCTTGATGTCAGAAGAGCTTTTACCAAATGGAG acggAATCACAACCACATCTGGCAAGTCCTGATGTATGCACGTACAGTTTTTTACAAGATTAACACCACAGATCCACTCAACCCAGAGGCTGCTGTACT ctatGAGAAAGATGTGCAGTTGTTCAAAAGCAAAGTGGTAGATAGTGTGAAACTATGCAACAGTCATCTTTTTGATCAGCCGAAGATCGATGATCCCTACGCAATAAG TTTTTCCCCATGGAACCCAGCTGTACATGAAGAAGCAAAAGAGAGGATGTTCACATACAAG AGACGACCTGAGGATCACCACAAGGTATCTCAGGCATCGGGGTTGTCTTGGGTAAAGCCTGGCTCGACACAGCCCTTCAGCAAAGAAGACAATCCTCCCCAGAGCTGA